GGCAACGTGTACGGCGCGGTCTACGAGGTGACGGCCGGGACAGTCACGGGCGTGCGGCACGCGCCCCAGAAGTACGCCCTGGAGGACCTGCGCACCCTGGCGGCGGACCTGCCCCTGCACCTCAACCCGGCACCCTCGGGCCCGGCCCTGCTGCGCGCGGGCTTGGATCACGGCGCGCGCGACTGGGCATTGGCATACCTGTAGAGCCGGTCTTCATGGCCGTGCGGAGCGGGTGAACTTGCAGGCAGGCCGTCACGTCGCCCGGTGCTCCGAGATCGGGGAAGGGTGCTGCCCGCACCCCGCTAGGCTCCACGGCCAAAAAAAACCGCCCACCCCGGAGGGCAGGCAGCCGAAAACCTGGGGCTTATTCGCCCTGGGTTTCGGGGGCGCTTTCGGTGCTCGCTTCGGCCGGGGCAGCGGCAGCCGTAGCTGCGGCCTGCTTGGCCTGGTTGGCACGGGCGGCGTCCTTCATCACGCGGCTGCGGTCGCTCTTGATGCGGGCCGCCTTGCCGCGCAGGTCGCGCAGGTAGTACAGCTTGGCGCGGCGCACCTTGCCGCGCTCCAGGACCGTCACCTTGGCGAGCAGGGGGCTGCTGTAGGGGAACACGCGCTCCACGCCTTCGCCGAAGGAGATCTTGCGGACCGTGAAGCTCTTGCGGCTGCCCGACCCGTTGATGGCGATGACCACGCCTTCGAAAGCCTGGTTACGGGTGCGGGTGCCTTCGACGACCTTCGTCTCGACGCGGATGGTATCGCCGGGGCGGAAGTCGGGGTGGTCGGTCTTGATGTGGCCCTGCTCGACGGCGCGCAGAATCGCGCCACGGTTCACCTTCATGCCTTGCATATCTGCTCCTTCGGCCAGCGGACCGCCCCACCGTCCCGCATGGTGCGGGCAGAGACGTTCGTACACCTGCTTGCGGTCTGTCTGCACGCTGGCAGCACACCGGACCTTGGGAGTATAGGGGAAATGCCGGGGGGCGGCAAGACCGGGTGGCCGCGCCCTGTCCTCTCTGACCGCGACCTGTCTGGTTGCTGAAAACGAACAGGGGGCGTATCTCAGTGCGCCCACATGCCCGGTGCTTAGGCTCGGCGGTGAACGGCGCAACACAAAACACTCGTGCAGGACACCTGGAGGTGGTTATGACCATCGGCAAAAGGATGTTGGGCAGTGTCGTCGTCGGTACGGCGTTCGGGTTGGCTGGAGTGGCAGGCGCGCAGTGCGTCAGGACGCCGGTCTCGGCCTACAATGGTCTGGTCAAGATCGAGTATCCGCGTGGCGGGGGCGGCGCGTCCGTGCAGCGGGCCTGCGACGCGGGCGCCCGGCAGCTCGCCGCCGACGTGATGGCGGCCGGCAAGGCCAACGGCGTGCCGGTGCGTTGGGTCGAGGTCTACGGCGTGCGCAACTGGGGGTCGACGTTCCACGACCTCATCTACAAGACGCGCGCCCTGGGCTACGGGCAGGTGGGGTTCAGCAAGTTCAACGCCCTGCCCCGCACCCGCCAGAGCAACAAGGAGCAGGTCGTGTACGCCAACAGTTCGGGTAAATACGTTGCCCAATTCTCGTACACCGAGGGTCTCAGCACCGCCAACACCGCGACCGTGTTCGTGCTCTACGGCAACTGAGGACGGGGACGGCACCTGAGGGGCTGGTCATTGACCACCGCGACTGTGTCCCCCTACAGGTCCGGGTGTCCGGCATTGCCGTCACCGGCACCTTGATGTCCGGGTCCGAGGT
The DNA window shown above is from Deinococcus sp. Leaf326 and carries:
- the rplS gene encoding 50S ribosomal protein L19; the encoded protein is MKVNRGAILRAVEQGHIKTDHPDFRPGDTIRVETKVVEGTRTRNQAFEGVVIAINGSGSRKSFTVRKISFGEGVERVFPYSSPLLAKVTVLERGKVRRAKLYYLRDLRGKAARIKSDRSRVMKDAARANQAKQAAATAAAAPAEASTESAPETQGE